The proteins below are encoded in one region of Silene latifolia isolate original U9 population chromosome 2, ASM4854445v1, whole genome shotgun sequence:
- the LOC141643312 gene encoding kinesin-like protein KIN-14B encodes MADQKSKAWSWDVKGFEPKKTTPLSSSSLPQPLGRRYSISSAPLVSPPTELSKQHSVCSKLQKISEKLKLAREEHAVLRQEASDLQEYSNAKLDRLTRYLGALADKTRKMDQAAIETEARICPLISEKKRLFNDLLTAKGNVKVFCRTRPLFENEGPSIVEFPDEYTIRVNTGDETLTNPKKDFEFDRVYGPHVGQTEVFADVQPFVQSALDGYNVSVFAYGQTNSGKSYTMEGSSHDRGLYARCFEELFDLSNLESTSTSRFSFSVTIFELYNDQIKDLIVASEKSSSKVHMGLPGSFIELTSEKVDNPLEFSRVLKAALQTRGTDASKLNVSHLFVTIHIYFDNVITGENLYSKLSLVDLAGSESLSITESGEHVTELLHIMQSLSALGDVLSSLTSKKDDVPYENSLLTRLLADSLGGSAKTLVIVNTCPDVSNLSETLSSLNFATRARSATLSLGNRDTIKKWRDIANDARKELCEKEKEIHDLKQEVIGLKQAVKDANDQCVQLNVAQSDLKSENMMLVDKHRIEKDQNSQLRNQIAQLLQAQQEQKLLIQERDSTIQILQAKVKSLEQQVNEVLQLAESRSGSEMESNSKVEEDNTDSSADTKKLEEELVKRDVLIQRLHEENEKLFDKLTAKTNSVGSSEASSPLSRGLPSIQTQDLVRSNKNSIGRSDQLNSASAGDKKEMAVALVKPGNEKTKSTPAGEYLTAALNDFDPEQYDSLAAIADGANKLLMLVLAAVIKAGASREHEILAEIRDAVFSFIRKMEPRRVMDTMLVSRVRILYIRSLIARSPELQSIKVAPVERFLERANSGRSRSSSRGNSPGRSPMHYDFSPRNSLAVVEQIEGFRVNLKPEKKSKFSSVVLKLRGIDEDTWRQHVTGGKLREITEEAKSFAVGNSALAALFVHTPAGELQRQIRSWLAENFEYLSVTGDDQIGGATGQLELLSTAIMDGWMAGLGAALPPTTDALGQLLSEYAKRVYTSQLQHLKDIAGTLAMEMAEDSAQVAKLRSALESVDHKRRKILQQMKNDAIPLALESGGSPIPNPSTAAEDARLASLISLDGILKQIKDITRQASGNSLSRSKKRELLTSLDELGEQMPSLLDIDHPCAQRQIAEARSIVESVAEEDDSFQFAHTRKPSSELGYNDETDVSQWNVLQFNTGSTTPFIIKCGANSNSELVVKADARVQEPKGGEVVRVVPRPTVLENMSLEEMKQVFSQLPEALSLLALAKTADGTRARYSRLYRTLAMKVPALRDLVSELERGGVLKDVK; translated from the exons CTTGCCAGGGAAGAGCATGCAGTGCTCAGACAAGAGGCTAGTGATCTCCAAGAGTACTCTAATGCTAAGCTTGATCGCTTGACACGCTATCTAGGAGCCCTAGCTGATAAAACGCGCAAAATGG ATCAGGCTGCAATCGAAACAGAGGCAAGAATTTGTCCTCTTATTAGCGAGAAGAAAAGGTTGTTCAATGATTTATTGACAGCCAAAG GAAATGTGAAGGTATTTTGTCGGACAAGGCCGTTATTTGAAAATGAAGGCCCATCGATTGTCGAATTTCCTGATGAATATACCATCCGTGTTAACACTGGTGATGAGACATTGACCAACCCTAAGAAGGATTTTGAGTTTGACAGGGTTTATGGACCCCATGTTGGGCAAA CTGAAGTCTTTGCTGATGTTCAACCATTTGTACAATCTGCGTTAGATGGTTACAATGTGTCTGTATTTGCTTATGGGCAAACTAATTCTGGGAAAAGTTACACTATG GAAGGATCTAGCCATGATCGTGGGTTATATGCTCGTTGTTTTGAGGAGCTGTTTGATTTGTCCAACTTGGAGAGCACCAGTACTTCACGATTTAGTTTCTCTGTCACGATTTTTGAGCTTTACAACGATCAG ATTAAGGACTTGATTGTGGCATCCGAAAAGAGTTCTTCCAAAGTACACATGGGGTTACCAGGCTCATTTATAGAACTCACGTCTGAGAAAGTTGATAATCCATTGGAATTCTCCAGAGTGCTGAAAGCAGCTCTACAGACTCGAGGAACTGACGCATCGAAGTTGAATGTTTCTCATCT GTTTGTGACTATACACATATATTTTGATAATGTGATCACTGGAGAGAACTTATACAGCAAACTTTCCTTGGTGGATTTAGCTGGAAGCGAAAGTTTATCAATTACGGAGTCTGGCGAGCATGTAACAGAGTTGTTACATATCATGCAATCACTTTCAGC ATTGGGCGATGTTCTGTCATCTTTGACTTCAAAGAAGGATGATGTCCCCTATGAAAATTCACTACTAACGAGACTCCTTGCTGACTCCTTAG GTGGGAGTGCCAAAACATTGGTGATTGTCAATACATGTCCAGATGTTTCTAACTTGTCGGAAACCTTATCATCCCTCAACTTTGCTACTAGAGCTAGGAGTGCTACATTAAGCCTTGGAAATAGAGATACAATTAAAAAGTGGAGAGACATT GCAAATGATGCACGCAAAGAGCTCtgtgaaaaagaaaaggaaattcaTGATTTGAAGCAAGAGGTTATAGGACTAAAACAAGCTGTGAAGGATGCAAATGATCAGTGTGTCCAACTTAATGTTGCACAGTCTGATTTGAAG TCAGAAAATATGATGCTGGTTGATAAGCATAGGATTGAGAAAGACCAGAATTCACAATTGAGGAATCAAATTGCTCAGTTATTACAAGCTCAACAAGAACAAAAATTGCTAATACAAGAAAGAGACTCTACTATTCAAATTCTACAG GCTAAAGTTAAAAGCTTAGAACAACAAGTAAATGAGGTTCTTCAATTGGCTGAAAGTAGATCAGGGAGTGAAATGGAGTCAAATTCGAAGGTAGAAGAAGATAATACTGACTCTTCAGCTGATACAAAGAAGCTTGAAGAGGAACTCGTTAAACGGGATGTCCTAATTCAG AGGTTGCATGAGGAAAACGAGAAACTATTTGACAAATTAACAGCAAAAACGAATTCAGTTGGGTCTTCCGAG GCGTCTAGTCCGCTCTCTAGAGGACTACCAAGTATCCAGACCCAGGACCTGGTCAG GAGCAATAAAAACAGTATAGGACGATCTGATCAACTGAATTCTGCATCAGCTGGTGATAAGAAGGAGATGGCAGTTGCTTTGGTTAAACCTGGAAATGAGAAAACAAAAAGTACCCCAGCTGGAGAATATCTAACTGCTGCCTTGAATGACTTTGATCCTGAACAATATGACAGTCTTGCTGCTATTGCAGATGGTGCAAATAAACTTCTAATGCTG GTACTAGCTGCAGTTATAAAAGCCGGGGCCTCTAGAGAGCATGAGATATTAGCAGAAATTAGAGATGCTGTGTTTTCTTTTATCCGCAAAATGGAACCAAGAAGAGTGATGGATACGATGCTTGTATCGCGTGTAAGGATATTGTATATAAGATCTTTGATTGCTAGGTCTCCAGAGCTGCAATCGATTAAG GTTGCTCCAGTTGAGAGGTTCCTCGAGAGAGCCAACAGTGGAAGGAGTAGAAGTTCCAGTCGCGGAAACAGTCCGGGAAGGTCTCCAATGCATTACGATTTCAGCCCTAGAAATTCTCTGGCTGTGGTGGAGCAAATTGAAGGGTTTAGAGTCAATTTGAAGCCAGAGAAGAAGTCAAAATTTTCTTCTGTGGTTTTGAAGCTACGAGGCATTGATGAG GACACGTGGAGGCAGCATGTTACTGGTGGGAAACTTAGGGAAATAACCGAGGAAGCTAAAAGTTTTGCTGTTGGAAACAGTGCCCTTGCTGCACTTTTTGTTCATACACCAGCTGGAGAGCTGCAGCGTCAAATTAGGTCATGGCTTGCTGAGAACTTTGAGTATCTTTCGGTTACTGGTGATGATCAAATAGGTGGGGCCACTGGCCAGCTGGAACTCCTCTCCACTGCGATCATGGATGGTTGGATGGCTGGACTTGGTGCTGCTCTGCCTCCAACCACTGATGCCCTTGGCCAGCTTCTATCTGAGTATGCAAAGCGTGTTTACACATCTCAGCTGCAGCATTTGAAG GATATTGCAGGCACTTTGGCAATGGAAATGGCAGAGGACTCGGCGCAGGTTGCAAAGTTACGTTCTGCTCTCGAGTCTGTTGATCATAAGAGAAGGAAG ATATTGCAACAGATGAAAAATGACGCAATTCCGCTGGCATTGGAAAGTGGTGGCTCGCCAATACCTAATCCTTCTACTGCAGCTGAAGACGCGAGACTCGCGTCTCTGATTTCTCTTGATGGCATATTGAAGCAAATCAAG GATATAACAAGGCAAGCTTCTGGAAACTCCCTAAGTAGAAGCAAGAAAAGGGAACTGCTTACCTCTTTGGATGAACTGGGTGAACAAATGCCTTCACTGCTTGATATTGATCATCCTTGTGCACAGAGGCAAATTGCTGAGGCTCGTTCTATCGTAGAG TCTGTTGCTGAAGAAGATGATAGTTTCCAATTTGCACATACTCGCAAACCATCCTCGGAGTTGGGCTACAATGACGAAACAGATGTATCACAATGGAATGTTCTGCAATTCAACACCGGCTCAACTACCCCATTTATCATCAAATGTGGGGCAAATTCCAATTCAGAACTGGTGGTCAAAGCAGATGCTAGAGTTCAGGAACCGAAAGGGGGTGAAGTTGTGAGAGTGGTTCCGAGACCTACAGTTTTAGAAAACATGTCCCTGGAAGAAATGAAACAGGTATTCTCTCAACTCCCAGAAGCCCTTAGTTTGCTCGCCTTGGCAAAAACTGCCGATGGGACCCGTGCTCGGTATTCTCGACTATATAGAACCCTGGCTATGAAAGTACCGGCTCTGAGAGATCTAGTTAGCGAGCTGGAAAGAGGCGGTGTACTTAAGGATGTCAAGTAA